The DNA segment TAGTATCTGTTGAATGCTATCAAAATATATAATGATTTTAATAATTATAAATAATCTAAACCAATTAAATTAATTTTATTGAAATTTTTGAATTGCTGATCAAAGCTGACTAAATCAGTAATGTTTGATTCTTTCATGGTTAGGATAATGCTTGAATCGGTGAAACTTAGTTTTGTCTTTTTACTGTTGGTTCCAACAATTTTTTTGAAGATGTCAAATGTTTTAGCAGTGTAGTTGAAAATAGTGTACTCATTTAGTATTTCAAAGCTATCTA comes from the Methanobrevibacter sp. genome and includes:
- a CDS encoding type II toxin-antitoxin system VapC family toxin, coding for MKKVFLDTSFILAYVNSNDELHDNALRLEEAENILSQDCYINNNVLNEVLTLTGRKMNIDAAEEIYYGLIDSFEILNEYTIFNYTAKTFDIFKKIVGTNSKKTKLSFTDSSIILTMKESNITDLVSFDQQFKNFNKINLIGLDYL